The stretch of DNA ACGCGTCGAGCCAGACCGCCACGTCCACCGGTAGCGTCCCGTCGGTCGGGAGCGGCCCGCTCGCGAGCAACACCTCGGCGCCGGGCGGGAGCGGGACCGACGCCGGCGACAGGTTCACCCAGCAGCTGAAACCGGAGCCCCGCGAGAACGCGAGCACGCCCGGCGCGCTCGGCAGCCAGTTCAGCTCCCCGTCGCCGAGCTCCGCGTGCGCGCGGCGCAGCGCAAGTGCCTGCCGGTACAACCCGAGCATGGAGTCGGGGTCCCGCTCCTGCAGTTCGACGGTGACCGTGGCGAAGTCTGCAGGCTGCGGGAGCCACGGCTGCGCGGACGTGCCTTCTGGGCTGAACCCGAACGGCGGCGCGGTGCCGGACCAGGGCAGTGGCACTCGAGAACCGTCGCGGCCGCGGTCGGTGTGCCCTGAACGGACCCAGGTCGGGTCCTGCAGGGTGTCCTCGGGTAGGTCCTCGATCTCCCAGAGGCCCAGCTCGTCGCCCTGGTAGACGTAGGCGCCCCCGGGTAGCGCGAACATCAGCAGCGCGGCGGCCCGTGCGCGGCGCACGCCGAGCTGGCGGTCGAGCGTCTCGATCGGCGGCAGGTCCACCAGCTGGAAGGCGCCCGGGATGAACGGGCGACCCAACCGCGACACGTGCCGCACCACGTCGTGGTTGGACAGCACCCAGGTGGCGGGGGCACCCACCGCCGTGACCGCCCCGATCGAGTCGTCGATCGTCTGTCGCAGGGCGTCGGCGTCCCACGGGATCCGCAGGAAGTCGAAGTTGAACGCGGTGTGCAACTCGTCGGAGCGCACGTAGCGGGCGAGCCGGTGGGGTGCATCGAAGACCCACGCTTCCGCGACGAACACGCGCGGGTCCGGGTAGGAGTCGGCGATCTTCCGCCAGGCGCGGTAGATCTCGTGCACCTCGTCGAGGTCCCAGTGCGGGTGCCCCGGCCGGCCGGGCGGAGGCAGGGGGTCCCCCTCGGCGAGCCCGATGTCGGGCATGCTCTCGCTCTTGGCCAGCCCGTGCGCGACGTCGATGCGGAACCCGTCGACACCGCGGTCGAACCAGAACCGCAGGATCGACTCGAACTCCGCGTGCACCCGTTCGTCCGCCCAGTTCAGGTCCGGCTGCCCGGCGTCGAACAGGTGCAGGTACCACTCGCCGTCCGGGGTGCGAGTCCACGCAGGACCGCCGAACACGCTGCGCCAGTCGTTGGGCGGCAGCTCGCCGTCCGGGCCGCGGCCTGCCCGGAAGTGGTACCGGCCCCGTTCCGGGGAACCGGGCGGGCTCGCGAGCGCCGCCCGGAACCACGGGTGCTGGTCGGAGGTGTGGTTGGGCACGATGTCGAGCAGTACCCGCAGCCCGAGCGCGTGCGCCTCCTCGATCAGCGCGAACGCTTCCTCGGTGGTGCCGAACACCGGCTCGATCCCTCGGTAGTCGGCGACGTCGTACCCGCCGTCCGCCATCGGCGACGGATACCAGGGGTTGATCCACAACGCGTCGACGCCGAGGCCTCGCAGGTAGCTCAGCCGTGCGCGGATACCGGCGATGTCGCCGATCCCGTCACCGTTGCCGTCCGCGAAGCTGCGGAGGTAGATCTGGTAGACGACCGCGTCCCGCCACCAGCCCCGCACCGCGTCCTGCTCTTCAACCGGCGTGCTCATCTGCCCCCGCTCCAAGCAGCCGACCTGATCGATCGCCGCGCGGTCATCGTCACAGGCTGTCGTCCACTGTCAAGTGACCACGGGCGTCCGGTCCCTCAGGCGTCCTTCTTCCACTCGATGATCTGGAGGTAGTTGCCGTCGGGGTCGGCGAAGGTGCCGAACCGGCCCTTCTCCCGGTCCTCGACCGAGATCCACTCCGCGCCGGCCGCGTTCAGCTGGGCCTCCACGGCGTCGAAGTCGTCGACGTGGAAGTTGATGATCGCGCGGCCCGGTTGGTCGTTCTTCGCCTCGACGTCGTCGCGCCCGTCGATGACCAGCAGGAAGCCGCCCAGGTCGATCGCGCCCTCGCCGGTGGACTCCGGCGCCAGCGCCTTCGCGTACCACGCCCGCAGCTCGGTGGGACGGGTCGTGCCGAGCAGCATGCTGCCGGGCTTCAGGGTCGTCATGTCGAATCTCCTCGTCGTCGTGGGGTCGGTTCAGAGCCGGAACTCAGTCCACGAGTGCGCCGGCGGACAGGTTGGCGACCGTTCCGGTCATGGCTCCAGCGCGATCCGAGGCCAGGAACGCGGCCGTCTCCGCGATCTCGGAGAGCGTGGGCAGCCTCTTCAGGAGGGTCCCCTGCGCCATCCCGTTCTCGAAGAACTCCTGGACCGACTGCCCGGCCGCCGCCGCGGACCGTGTGAAGAGGTCCTTGGTGTAGGAACCCGCTGCCGGCGCATCGACGACGGCGTGCGGACGGATGTCGACGACCCGGATGTTGCTCGGTGCCAGCTCCGCGGCCAGCAGCCGCGAGAACGCCTCCTTGCCGGCGGCGCTCACGCCGTGCCCCAGGATGCCGCCCACGGCCAGCTTGGCACCCGGTTCGGACAGGGTCAGGACGACGCCGGGACGCTCGCGACCCATGTGCCGCGCCACGGCCTTGCTCGTGATGAACAGCGTCCGGAGGAAACCGTCGATCGGCCGCATGAACTCTTCCAGCGAGAGATCCGCCAGCGGCGTTCCCTGGTCGTGCATGACGCTGACGGCGTTGAGCGCGATGTCGATGCTGCCGGCCGTCGCCGCGATCGCCTCGGCGTGCTCGTCGACCGCCTGTTGGTCGAAGACGTCGACCTGCGCGGTCTCGACCTTTCCGCCCGTGGTGGCGACGTCGTCCGCCACCGCGTCGAGCTTCGCCTGGGTCCGCCCGGCGATGAAGACGCGCGCGCCTTCCCGGGCGAAGACCCGTGCGACGGCGCCGCCGATGGCGCCCCCGCCGCCGTAGATCACGGCGTTCTTCTTCTCGAGCAGCAAGCCACTCATGTGTCCTCCGAGTGTGGGTTGGGTCTTCCGTGGTCTAGGCAGGTTCGGGGGTCGCCACCGCGGGCACCGTCGCGTCCGCGACCACCGGGGGCTTCAGGAAGCCGGCGGCCCATGCGACCGGGATGGAGATCACCGCGATGATCAGGCCGGTGATCACGGCCGACGAGGCGGAGAAGGTGCCGATCGCCACGCCACCGGCGAACGCGCCCAACGCGATGCCCACGTTGGCCGCGGACGCGGGCAGCGAGGACGCCAGCTGTGCTCCCGGGCCTGCCAGGACCACCACGCGGTACTGCATCGAGGGCACCATGCCCATGGCGAACAGGCCGAAGGCGAGCAGCGCAAGCGCCACGAGCACGGGGATCGTGCCGACGAGGTGGAGCACCAGCAGGGAGACCGCTACGCCGATGGAGCCGACGACCAGGGTGCGCGCGGCGTTCTGGTCGGCGAACCGGCCGCCTGCGAACGAGCCCGCCGCGGTGGCCGCACCGTAGGCCAGGAGGAACACGCTGATCACCGCACCGGAGATGCCGGTGACGCTCTCCAGGAACGGCACGATGTACGTGAGGGCCGAGTAGACCGCCGCGAACGCCACGACGTTCACGGCCAGCGCGGCGAGCACCCGCGGCGCGAACGCGTACTTGGCCTGGCTGCCCGCGCCGCCACCGGTGCTGGGCATGGACGGGATCAGCAACAGCGTGGCGATCAGGGCGACCACGCTGAGCACGGCGACCGCCGTGAACGAGCCGCGCCAGCCGAGCACCTGACCGACCAGCGTGCCCAGCGGCACGCCGAGAGCGGTCGACACGAAGAGCCCGGAGACGACCACGGAGATCGCCCGGCCACCGCGTTCCGGCGGGACGATCGACATCGCCAGCACGAAGCCGACGGCCACGAACAGGCCGTGCAGCGCTCCGATGACGGTACGTGCCGCGACGAACAGGCCGAAGCTGGTGGTCAGCACCGGGACCAGCGTGAGGACGATGACCAGGACGACCGTGGCGATCAGGATCGTCCGCTTGTCCAGCCTGATCGTCAGCGCGGTCAGGATCGGGCCGCCGATCGCCAGGCCCAACGCGTAGGCGGCCACCAGTACGCCGGCCGTCGGGATGGGCACCTGGAGGTCGGCGGCGATCAGGTTCAGCAGGCCGACGACGAGCAGCTCGCCGCTGCCCAGCACGAACATCCCCAGGAACAGCGTGGCCAGAGCGAGGTTCGTCTTGCTGCGACTCAGCGCGGCCGGCCCAGTACTCGTCTGCATCATCCCTGCTCCATCTCGAGGAACCCCTCGCGCCGGTCCCTCATCGCTGTCGCGGCCGTCCTGACCCGGCACCGCCGTGGCAGCGAACGGTAGCCAGCTGCAGTTGCAAAAGTCAACCATCGCTGGTTGCAGAAAACAATCAGTACCTGTGGTAGTTTCACATCAGTTGGACGAGGGGAGGTCCGCCATGCCGACCAGCCGTAGCTATCGCGACTCCTGCGCGATCGCCCGGGCCCTCGACGTCGTCGGGGAGCGATGGGCCCTGCTCGTCGTCCGCGAGCTGCTACTGGCGCCCCAACGCTTCTCGGAGCTGCGGCATGCTCTGCCCCACGTCAGCTCGAACCTGCTCGCAGACCGGCTCCGAGAGCTCGAGCGCAACGGGGTGATCCACCGACCGGCAGCCACGGAAGGGCCGCGGGCCTACGAGCTGACCGAACGGGGCCGGAAGCTGGAAGCGGTCCTGCTGGCCCTGAGCGACTGGGGGATGGACGCCCCGCAACCCCCGCCGCCGAGCGCGCTCAGTGCCACGTCGGTGCTGATCTTCCTGCGAAGTGCCGCTCGTCCCGACCCCGCTGCGCCGCCGACGAACTGCCGTCTCGAGCTCGACGGTCGGGTGTGGACGGTCCGCCTCGAGTCCGGACGGGTTCAGGTGCAGCCCGGCGAACCTGCGACGGCGGCCGCTTCGCTCCGCACGGACCCCGGGACGCTCAGCGCCCTGCTGACCGATCCGGCCACCCTCGCGACCGCATGCGCCGACGGCAGCGCGGCCGTCGTAGGAGATCCGTCAGCCATCGAACGGCTGCTGCACTCGGTCACCGACGCCACTGCGGGAACCCCCGCCGACCACGAGCACCCGGTGAGTACGGCGCCATGACCACGTCTCAGCTGCCGTCCTCCCAGGTGAAGCAGAACGGCTTGCCGGCGGGGTCGGCGTAGACCCGCCAGTTGTCCCCGCCGGCGGGCAGCCTCGTCGCACCGATCCCGAGCACCGCCTGCTCCGCCGACTCCAGGTCGGCGCGCTCGACGAGCAGGTCGAGGTGGACCTGCTGCGGGTGCCCCGGGTCCGGCCACTGCGGCGCGTGGTACTCCTCGACCTGCTGGAACAGGATGGGCCTCTTGCCGTCCTCGCCGATCATCGCGGCGCCGGGCGCCTCGTAGGTGATCGGTTTGCCGGTCAGCTCGGAGTAGAACGTGCTGAGCACCTTCGCGTCGGGGCAGTCGAGCATCACGCCCATCACCGTGGTGTTCGGGTCCTCCTCGTGCAGGCAGAGGTCGAACGGGTGGCCGGCCGGGTCGGCGAGGGTGTGCCAGGTGTCGGTGCGGCGGAGCAGCGTGGCGCCGAGCGCCACCGCCTTCTCGGCGGCCGCGTCGATGTCGGGTACGCGCAGGTCGAGGTGCGCCTGCTGCGGGTGGGCCGGGTCGGGCCAGCGCGGCGGAACGTGGTCGGGCGCGAGCTGGAACGCGATGCGCCAGCCGTCCGGCGTGAACATCGTGATCCAGTCGTCGTCGGTCCAAGCTCGTGACCAGCCGGCGAGCGCGGTGTAGAAGTCGGCCTCGGCGCCGATGTCCCGCGCGTCGAACGCCACCGTCTTCAGCTCGGCGATCATGTCTCCCCCTCGTCGGCAACCCCGCCCATCTTCATCCAGGGGTCCGACAGGAGGCGAGCGGTGTCACGACAGCCCGCCGTCAACGGTGATCTGCTGGCCGGTGATGTAGGACGCGTCATCGGACGCGAGGAACGCGACGACGGCGGCTATCTCCTCGGGTCTGCCGAGCCGCTTCATCGGTGTCGCGTCCGCTGTCCGGCGCATCCGCTCGACCATCGCGTCGGGTGGGAGGTAGGTGGGCCCGGACACGTCGATGGCCCCCGGGTTGACGGTGTTCACGCGGATCCGCCGGTGGGCGAGCTCGGCCGCGGTGGTCCTGGTGAACGACCGGAGCGCGGCTTTGGAAGCCGTGTAGACGCTGGTTCCGGGACGGCGCCAGGCAGGATCGACGGGAGCGAGGCCGCAGAGGACGATCGATGCCCCGTCCTCGAGGTGGGGCAGGGCGGCGCGCACGGTGAAGTAGGCGCCTTTGGTGTTGGTGGCGAAGACCTCGTCGAAGAGTTCCTCGGTGACGTCGGTCAGGGACGCGAACCTCTTGAGGCCTGCATTGACGAACAGGACGTCGATCGGGCCGAGTGCCCGAGCGACGGTGGCCATGAGGCGGTCGAGGTCGGCCTCCTCGGTGACGTCGGCGGGAACGGCTATGACGTCATCGCCGATGGAAGCGGCGGCGAGGCGGAGCCGATCGGGGTCACGCGCGCTGATCGCCACGCGAGCGCCGTCGCGGTGCAGCCTGCGCGCGGTGGCGAGGCCGATACCGCTGCTGGCGCCGGTGACCAGGGCCACCCGGTGGTCGGTGGTGTTCTCGGCGGGGGCGTCGGGAGACGAGTCCGCTGGCGTCATGCAAGCAAGCTAGCATCATGCAAGTTCACGGGATCGGACCGAGGCGCCCCGCACGCCTGCGTTCTGCGGAACGCAGGTGTGCGCAGCTTCAAGAGGCCCGACGCCCGGCGACTGTTCAGGGAGCTGCGGGCGTTCCCGTGACCGGCGCACCGCGTCGGCCCAGCCCGAACCAGACGAGTGCGGCGGCGGCGAGCGTCACGACCACGTTCACGATCAGCGCCAGGTGGATCCCGGGCAGCTCGGACGCCTGGGTGGCGGCGATCGCGCTCAGGACCGGGATGCCGACGGTGATGCCGACCTGCTGGGTCATGGAGGTGAGACCGGTGGCGAGGCCCTGTTCGTCGTCCGGCAGGCCCGAGGTGCCGGTGATGGTGTAGGCCACGATGGCCGTGACGTGCCCGAAGAAGCTGATGAACAGCGCGGGGATCAGGAGGGCCAACCCGATGCGCTCTCCGCCGAGGAAGATCAGCGGGAGCGTGGCGAGCCCCTGCACGGCCATGCCCGCCGTCAGCACCTTGCGGGGGCCGTGGCGGCCGATGGAACGGCCGGCGAACGGGCCTGCGAGCACCGCCGCCAGGCCCGGTACACCGAAGATCAGACCGGTCACGAGGGGGCTGAGCTCGAGGACGTTCTGGAGGTACAGCGTCAGCATGAAGATCATCGCCGTCTCCATGCTGAACACGACGAGGCCGGCGAAGTTGCCCCACTTGACGGTCGGGCGGGCGAGGGTGCGGACCGGGGTGAGCGGCGCGGCCGCCCGCCGTTCGATCATCCAGAACGCGGCCAGCAGCACCAGGCCGACCACGGCCGCGACGACGCTGCGCTCGATGATCGCGTAGACGACGGCCAGGAGACCGCCGGTCACGGTGACCGCACCGGGCAGGTCCAGCTTCACGCGCTCGGGCATGCGGCTCTCGCTGATCACGAACGGGGTGGCCACGAGGATCAGCACGGTGACGGGGACGTTGATCAGGAATGCGGCCCGCCAGCTCAGCAGGCTGACCAGCGCGCCGCCGACCAGCGCGCCGATGGTGAAGCCACCGGAGAGCAGCGCGCCGTTGAGGCCGAGTGCGCGGTCGCGGATCGCACCTTCCGCGAAGGTGGTGGTGAGCAGGGACAACGCTGCGGGGAGCGCCATCGCGGTGGCGAGGCCCTGCAGCGCGCGGGCGGCCAGCAGTACCTCGGGGGTCGTCGCGAAGCCACCGAGCAACGAGGCCACGGTAAGCACCACCATGCTGGCCATGAACAGCTTGCGGCGGCCGAACAGGTCCGCGAACCGGCCGAACAGCAGCGCGAAGCCCGCCGACGGCAACGCGTAAGCAGCTGTGATCCACGGCAGCTGGGCCACCTCCATCCCGATGCCGGCGCCCGTCTCCGGCAACGCGACGTTCAGGATCGAGAAGTCGACGGACACCATGAACCCGGCGCCGAGCAGGACCAGCAGGATGATCCGCTGCTTGCCGCTGAACCGCGGCGGCGACATCGCTTCGACGGACACGTGACTCCCCGTTCCTTTCTTCCCGTCGGTGTCCATCACGCGTTCTTGATCATTCCGCCGTCGACGAGGTACTCGTTGCCGGTGATGTTGTTCGGCGACGCCAGGAAGGCGATGAGCCGCGCCACCTCCTCCGGGGTGCTCATCCGTCCGGTCGTCACGCCGAGCCCGCTCATCGCCTGCTCCACGAAGGACTCGTGGGAGACGCCCTGCGCCTCCGCCAGGCGGGCCACGAAGCCGTCCGGATCGACCCACACCCCGGTGCTCACCGGTCCCGGCGACACCGTGATCGCACGGACGCCCCGCGGTCCGAACTGCTCGGCGATCACCTTGGTGAGGGCGCTGAGCGCGGCCTTGGAGACGTTGTAGTCGGCGGGGCCCGCTGCGAGGGCGCGCGCTCCGACCGACGAGACGTTGATGATCGTGCCCCGGCGCTCGACGAGGCTGGGGAGCGCGGCACGGCTGACCCGCAGCGCGCTGTAGAAGTGCAGGTCGAAGGTGTGTTCCCACGCGTCGTCCGGCAGCTCGAGCAGGTTGAGCAGGGCGCCCTTGGCGAAGTCGTCCGTGTCGCCGACGCCCACGTTGTTGACGAGCAGGTCGATGGCGCCGAGCTCGTGGAGGGCTCCGTCGATGAGCTCGGCCGGCCCTTCCGCGGTGGTGAGGTCGACGGTCAGGGGCACGGCCCCGGTCTCCTTCAGCCCGGGGGTGATGGTGCGCGAGCCGGTGACCACGCGCATCCCCTCGTCGATCAGGGTGCGGACGACGGCCAGGCCGATCCCCTTGCTGCCACCCGTGACGACGGCCGTCTTCCCGGTCAGTTGCAGATCCATTCGGGCACTCCTGTTCCATGGCTGCAGCGAAAGCTGCGCCAGATCTGTTTGATGTCGCCGCGGCAGACGTCAGCCGCGATTCCATTGCACGAGCAGCCGGAGCAGAACGAACAGAATCAGTCGCTAATGCGAGTTCCGCTCTGCTTCCTCGGCGATCCGCTTGATGTACGCCAGCCTGCGGTCCCAGTCGGCCGCCAGCGCCGTCATCCACCGCGCGGTCGCGTCCAGCGCGGCGGGCTGGACCGTGTAGCGGACCTCGCGTCCCACCCGGTTTCCCGAGACCAGCCCGGCGGCATCCAGCACGGCGAGGTGCTTGACCACAGCTTGCCGCGAAACGGGAAGTCGTTCGGCGAGGGTGGTCGCGGTGCCGGCACCCTGTTCGGCGAGGAGGTCGAGCAGTCGACGTCGCGTCGGGTCGGCCAGCGCCGCGAGTACGTCGCCGACCGGCTCGCTCGACCCGTGCCGTTCCGTGGTCACATCGAGGGTTCTTCGGCGCGCTTCCTGACCACGTCGAACACCTGCGACCAGCCGTCGGTGTTGAACCGCACCGTCTTGTCGCGCAGTTCCTCGGACGTGCCCAATGTGGCGAACCCGCTCTCGACGACGCGAAGCCGCGTCTTGCCGTCTTCCGTGCTCAACATGAACTCGACGAGCGTACTGTTGTCGGCCCGCAACTCCTCCCCGGGGAACGCACTCGCCCAGCGGTACGCGACATACGTGGGCGGCTCCACCTTCTCGACGCGCACCGAGACCTCGCCGACATTGGGGTTCTTGGCGACCAGCGAAGCGCCCTCCTCGGCCACGGTCCCCGCCACACTCGCCTCGTCGGCCACCCAGAACGCGGGGGTGGCCACCAGCGACCACACCGTTGCCAGGGAGGCGTCGATCAGCGTGTCGCTTTCGATCCGGTCCGCACTCATCGATCTCTCCTCGCGCTGCCGTCGGACGTGCCGTGCGCCGGGCTCCGATCGAGGCGCAACCCTAGGGTAGCGCGTTCGCGCGATGACGTGCAACCAGCAAGTAGCACGTTGTCGGGAGGCTGGTCGTCCATCGAAAGCGCCCCACACCCGATCGGGCGGACGGGTCGCGAACCGCCGAGCGGGGGAGCACGATGCCTGCATGGACGTGGAGCTCGGTGAGTTCGTGGCCGGCCTTCCCAAGTGCGAGCTGCACGTGCACCTGGAGGGCACGCTCGAGCCGGAGCTGAAGCTGGCCCTCGCGGAGCGGAACGGGGTGGACATCGGGCAGCGCACGGTCGAGGAGGTCCGCGGCACCTACCGGTTCGACTCGCTGGCGTCGTTCCTCGCCGTCTACTACCCGGCGATGGACGTGCTCGTCACCGAGCAGGACTTCTACGAACTCGCCCACGCCTACCTCGTGCGCGCGGCGTCGCAGAACGTCCGCTACGCCGAGGTGTTCTTCGACCCCCAGGTGCACATGGGGCGCGGGGTGCCGTTCGAGGCCGTGGTCCGCGGCTACCACCGCGCGCTGCAGGACGCCGAACGCGATCTCGGCGTGGCGGGTGCCCTGATCATGTGCATCGTCCGCGATCTCCCCGCCGACAGCGCGATGGAGGCGCTCGACGCCGCGCTGCCGTTCAAGGACCTGGTCCTCGGCCTCGGTCTCGACTCCGACGAGCGGGGCAACCCGCCCGCGAAGTTCGCCGAGGTGTTCGCGAAGGCCCGCGACGAGGGGCTGCACCTCACGATGCACTGCGACGTCGACCAGGAGAACACCACCGAGCACATCCGGCAGGCGCTCGAGGACATCCGGGTCGAGCGCATCGACCACGGCACGAACGTGGTGGAGGACCCGCGGCTGCTGGAGATCGTGCGTGAGCGCGGCGTGGGGCTCACCTGCTGCCCGATCTCCAACGGGTTCGTCACGGGCGACATGAAGGCCGCGGTGATCGCCCGGCTGCTGCGCGATGGTGTCCGCGTCACCGTCAACTCCGACGACCCGGCCTACTTCGGCGGCTACGTCTCCGAGAACCTGCTCGCACTGGCGAGGTCCGCCGACCTCACCCCGGCCGAGCTGGTGCAGCTGGAGCGCAACGCGTTCGAGATCGCCTGGCTGCCGGACGAGCAGCGCGCCCGCTACCTCGCCGAGCTGGGGGACTACGCCGCGCTATAGGTGCGGTCCCACCACCGCGACCAGCGCCGCGACCCCGATGGCCGTGGAGGCCACGCACACCGCCGCCACCAGCCGCCCGCCAGGGCCGGAGACCAGGTTGCCGTCCTGCAGGAGGCAGGCCTCTGCACGGCGTGCGCGGCGCGTCGAGCCGAGGACGAGCAGCGCGGCCAGGCCCAGCCCGAGCAATCCGACCACGACCGCTCCCACTCCCAGCGTCGGGAAGAGCACACGGGTGCCCGCGATCGCCCCGACGGCCACGGCCAGCCCGGTGCGCCGCCAGGCCAGCGCCGTGCGTTCCGGCTGCAGCCCGGGATCGAACCGCCGGCCCCCGTCGCTCATCGCAGCAGCAGCGCTGCCAGCAGGAGCACACCCGTGATCGCGCTCCCCACGGCCAGCGGCACCATCAGTGCGGGCGCGGAGAGCGGCCTGCCGTTGCGCATGGCGCGCTCGTCGCGGCTCCAGGCGAACCACGCCTGCACCGGCGTCAGCAGGCCCAGGACGATCAGCAGCACGGAGGCGGCGAGCCGCAGCTGGGGCTGCATCGGCGGGGCGACGGCCTCGAGCGCGACGCCGCATGCGAGCAGTGCGAGCGCGGTGCGGATCCAGGCGAGGAACGTGCGCTCGTTGGCGAGCGTGAACCGCGGGTCGGGCTCGCTGCCCTCCCCGAACACCCAACGGGGGAACCGACGGGGCGTCACCGGGCTGCTCATCAGGGCCAGTGTGCACCTCAATGTCCGGTCATATCGAAGGATCTCCCAGTGGATGAGACGGGGATCTCCAGTTCACAGGAGCACGGACGGGGGGACGTCCGCACCGAGGAGCAGTCCACCGGCGAGTTCGAAGATGCTCGGCGCGGCCTGTACGTGCGCCGCGGCCGTGCGCAGGTCCTGGAACTGCCGTTGCAGCGGGTGGTCCTCGGCCACCGCGACCGCGCCCGCCACCCGCTGCAGGACGTCGGCCACGCCCACGGACGTGGAGATCGCGTGGGTGATCGCGAGGCGCACCTGGATCCGCTGCCGCGGGCCGGGCGGGTTGCCCGCGAGGATGGTGTCCCACACCTCGGCGACCACCTCCCGCAGCCACGCCCGGGCCGACGCGATCTTCGCCTCGGCCCGCGCGACCGTGATCTGCACCATCGGCCGGTCGCGCAGCGGCGCCCCGCTCAGCCAGCGCACGGTGTCCGATGCGAGCTCGGTGAACGTGACGAGCGCGCCGCGGGCCACGCCGAGCGCCTGCGCGGCCTGCAGGACGAAGACGAGGTTCTGGTACCCGTCGCGGTAGAGCGGCCCGTCGTGCCGGGCCGCGCCCAGCACGGGCATGGGCAGCGTCCAGTCCGCGGCGACGGTGACGTCCTGCAGGGCGAAGTCGTGGCTGCCGGTGGCGCGCAGCCCGACGGAGCGCCACGTGTCGAGGACCGTGGCATCGGCGGCGGGCACGTAGACCAACCGCAGCTCGCGCTGTCCGCCCGGCCGCTCCACCGCGCACGTCCCGTACAGGTGATCCGCGTACGTGCAGCCGCTCGCGAACCCCCACCGCCCGCTCACCCGGTAGCCGCCGTCGACGGGAACCGCCCGACCGCCCGGTCGCAGCACGCCGGCCAGTGTCGCCGCGGGCCGGCCGACGACCTGCCTGGCGACGGACAGCGGCAGGAACGCGGCGAACCACGCGGACTGGGCGCCGATCATGACGGCCCACCCGGCGGAGCCGTCGATCCGGGACGCCTCCTCCACCACGTCTGCGGCTGCGAGGGGGTCGAGTTCGAGCCCGCCGAGCGCCCGCGGGACGAGCATGCCGAACAGCCCGGCCTCGGCCATGGCGCGGGCGAGCTCGTCCGGGAGCCGCCGCTGGGCGGCAGCCGCCGCCCGGGTCTGCTCGATGCGCGGCGCGAGCAG from Pseudonocardia cypriaca encodes:
- a CDS encoding SDR family oxidoreductase; its protein translation is MDLQLTGKTAVVTGGSKGIGLAVVRTLIDEGMRVVTGSRTITPGLKETGAVPLTVDLTTAEGPAELIDGALHELGAIDLLVNNVGVGDTDDFAKGALLNLLELPDDAWEHTFDLHFYSALRVSRAALPSLVERRGTIINVSSVGARALAAGPADYNVSKAALSALTKVIAEQFGPRGVRAITVSPGPVSTGVWVDPDGFVARLAEAQGVSHESFVEQAMSGLGVTTGRMSTPEEVARLIAFLASPNNITGNEYLVDGGMIKNA
- a CDS encoding ArsR/SmtB family transcription factor: MTTERHGSSEPVGDVLAALADPTRRRLLDLLAEQGAGTATTLAERLPVSRQAVVKHLAVLDAAGLVSGNRVGREVRYTVQPAALDATARWMTALAADWDRRLAYIKRIAEEAERNSH
- a CDS encoding SRPBCC domain-containing protein is translated as MSADRIESDTLIDASLATVWSLVATPAFWVADEASVAGTVAEEGASLVAKNPNVGEVSVRVEKVEPPTYVAYRWASAFPGEELRADNSTLVEFMLSTEDGKTRLRVVESGFATLGTSEELRDKTVRFNTDGWSQVFDVVRKRAEEPSM
- the add gene encoding adenosine deaminase, whose translation is MDVELGEFVAGLPKCELHVHLEGTLEPELKLALAERNGVDIGQRTVEEVRGTYRFDSLASFLAVYYPAMDVLVTEQDFYELAHAYLVRAASQNVRYAEVFFDPQVHMGRGVPFEAVVRGYHRALQDAERDLGVAGALIMCIVRDLPADSAMEALDAALPFKDLVLGLGLDSDERGNPPAKFAEVFAKARDEGLHLTMHCDVDQENTTEHIRQALEDIRVERIDHGTNVVEDPRLLEIVRERGVGLTCCPISNGFVTGDMKAAVIARLLRDGVRVTVNSDDPAYFGGYVSENLLALARSADLTPAELVQLERNAFEIAWLPDEQRARYLAELGDYAAL
- a CDS encoding DUF202 domain-containing protein, whose translation is MSDGGRRFDPGLQPERTALAWRRTGLAVAVGAIAGTRVLFPTLGVGAVVVGLLGLGLAALLVLGSTRRARRAEACLLQDGNLVSGPGGRLVAAVCVASTAIGVAALVAVVGPHL
- a CDS encoding YidH family protein → MSSPVTPRRFPRWVFGEGSEPDPRFTLANERTFLAWIRTALALLACGVALEAVAPPMQPQLRLAASVLLIVLGLLTPVQAWFAWSRDERAMRNGRPLSAPALMVPLAVGSAITGVLLLAALLLR
- a CDS encoding acyl-CoA dehydrogenase family protein → MTTTAPSPLAALGLLAPRIEQTRAAAAAQRRLPDELARAMAEAGLFGMLVPRALGGLELDPLAAADVVEEASRIDGSAGWAVMIGAQSAWFAAFLPLSVARQVVGRPAATLAGVLRPGGRAVPVDGGYRVSGRWGFASGCTYADHLYGTCAVERPGGQRELRLVYVPAADATVLDTWRSVGLRATGSHDFALQDVTVAADWTLPMPVLGAARHDGPLYRDGYQNLVFVLQAAQALGVARGALVTFTELASDTVRWLSGAPLRDRPMVQITVARAEAKIASARAWLREVVAEVWDTILAGNPPGPRQRIQVRLAITHAISTSVGVADVLQRVAGAVAVAEDHPLQRQFQDLRTAAAHVQAAPSIFELAGGLLLGADVPPSVLL